The genomic segment GACAAAACCCGCGATGTCTAGGGTTTGGTTCCTATCCTTGGGAATTGCTATTTTATTGGGAATTTTAGGCGCTTTGCTGTATGGGTTAGGTTTGTTTAACCCCAATAACCCCGAAGCTCAACTCACAACTCCATCCCCCACTAGCAGCCCATCTCCTTCTCCAACACCCCCTCCTTTACCGGCTCCGATTAGTACCTTAAAATTACAATCTTTTATTCAACTGGGAACTCCTACAGCCAATTCAACCCCGATCATTCTCCTTCAAGAATTTGGGAAACCGGCTCTCAAAGGAAATGTACCACCGGGAACAGTCTTTCAGGTTCAACAAAAACAATCTACTCCTGAAGCCGGAATTTGGATAGAAGTCAAAATTTGTTCCCTTCCTAATTCTACAAATGGACAACCTCTGGATGGGAACTCCCCTGAAGTTGATTCAACGGTTATACCCCCTAACCCTGGGGAACCTCTGGATACAACAACTGCTCCCCCTCTAAAAGTGGGAGATCTGGGCTGGTTAAAGGAACAAGATGTGAATAACCATTTGATTCCTAACTTTACCCCTAGTGCAAAACAGAAGGGACAGTGTACATTAGCACCGTAATCAGTTATCAGTTATCAGTTATCAGTTATCAGTTATCAGCGACTGTCCATTGTCCATTGTCCATTGTCCATTGTCCATTCTCTATTAACTGATTACTGCTTATGGCAACTGAACCAAAATTTATATTAGATTTAGTCACGGCTTTGGGGTCGGCGACTGTAGGGGGGTTTTTAGCCAATCGTTTGCGTCAACCTGTACTGTTAGGTTATTTATTAAGCGGTTTAATCATTGGGCCGTTTGGTTTAAAGTTAATTAAAGATGTCCCTCAAATTCAGTCTTTAGCTGAAGTGGGTGTCGCTTTTTTGTTATTTGCTCTAGGCGTAGAATTTTCTATTGCTGAACTGAAACGAGTTAAAGATATTGCCTTAAAAGGAAGTTTATTACAAATTGGTTTAACAACGGGTGCAATTGCACTCATTTCTTTAATATTCGGATGGACAAAGACACCCATAGAGGGAATATTTTTAGGATTTTTACTCTCTTTATCCTCTACGGCTGTTGTTCTTAAAACGTTAACAGAACGGGGAGAAACGAATACCACTCATGGTCAAGTCATGTTAGCAATTTTAATTGCTCAAGACTTGGCATTAGGACTAATGTTAGCAATTCTTCCCGCCTTAAGTCAACCGGGATCGGCGTTAGGAATAGCCCTATTACAAGCAGGGTTAAAAGGGGTTATTTTTATTGCTTTTGCTATTTTTGCTGGAATTTGGTTAGTACCGCCATTAATCAAAACCATTGCAGCAACGGAAAGTTCAGAGTTATTTTTATTATCGGTAATTGCTTTATGTTTAGGAGTGGCATTACTCACTGATGCTTTAGGATTATCGATTGAAATGGGGGCCTTTATTGCTGGATTAATGATTGCTGAAGTTGATTATTCTGATCAAGCATTAGCGAAAGTTTTGCCCTTGCGAGATACCTTTGCCAGTCTATTTTTTATCTCGATAGGAATGTTAATTGAACCGTTAGTAATTTTAGATAACTTTGGATTGATTATTTCGTTAGTTTTAATTGTCATGTTAGGAAAAGCCTTAATTGTAGCTCCGATTATTTTAGGGTTTGGCTATTCCTTTAAAACCGCAATTATTGCCAGTTTAGGATTAAATCAAATCGGAGAATTTTCTTTTGTTTTAGCTCAAGAAGGCTTAGATTTAGGGATATTAGGAGAAAAAAAATATTTATTAATTATAGGAACAACAGCAATTACATTAGTCTTAACTCCGGTATTATTGAAAGCCGCGCCTCAGTTAGCGGATCAAAT from the Planktothrix tepida PCC 9214 genome contains:
- a CDS encoding cation:proton antiporter domain-containing protein, producing the protein MATEPKFILDLVTALGSATVGGFLANRLRQPVLLGYLLSGLIIGPFGLKLIKDVPQIQSLAEVGVAFLLFALGVEFSIAELKRVKDIALKGSLLQIGLTTGAIALISLIFGWTKTPIEGIFLGFLLSLSSTAVVLKTLTERGETNTTHGQVMLAILIAQDLALGLMLAILPALSQPGSALGIALLQAGLKGVIFIAFAIFAGIWLVPPLIKTIAATESSELFLLSVIALCLGVALLTDALGLSIEMGAFIAGLMIAEVDYSDQALAKVLPLRDTFASLFFISIGMLIEPLVILDNFGLIISLVLIVMLGKALIVAPIILGFGYSFKTAIIASLGLNQIGEFSFVLAQEGLDLGILGEKKYLLIIGTTAITLVLTPVLLKAAPQLADQIAALPGISSFLKKFRDVKAIALPETLQNHVVVAGYGRVGQVLVNMLRNQGQTVLVIENSEAAIQKLRLQQIPYIFGDADSDLVLEKVHLERAKALAVALPDPASTRILLQRALSLAPDLKIVVRAHENMEVEILTQLGAWEVVQPEFEAALEIGANLLAVLGKNTDVIQSVIRSIRTGRYRSVLPEKITNLELRALQEATENLNTNWVGIHPDSPLVGLTLAKANIRHLTGVTIMEIERENERLNYPTPDTEFQVNDRVLAVGSKDEIDLFKTLMGQASWLSRDKIRWVPLEETSPLVGLSLTPEELTNNSTGIIAIRRQGNLYKSVNKPFKLKEGDVLLLQTPLEDVEKLMQERSVSSV